A window of Sporichthya brevicatena contains these coding sequences:
- a CDS encoding helix-turn-helix domain-containing protein — MARAGRPAADAPSARDEILRVARRHFAEFGYAATNVGDVVAAAGVTKPALYHHFGNKAGLYGAAVTAAIDEIVTELERRVMPEPAVLDRFEATIDVGIEFMRVDPSLARLVSGLDDELAHHPELADLVEQATRIPALFAAMCDSDDDLAAPRADVALMFQAIVYGQMRMSARIDADRYEQAANALRLLVRGELRRT; from the coding sequence ATGGCGAGAGCGGGGCGCCCCGCGGCGGACGCGCCGTCCGCGCGGGACGAGATCCTGCGGGTGGCGCGGCGCCATTTCGCCGAGTTCGGCTATGCGGCAACCAACGTCGGCGACGTCGTTGCTGCGGCCGGGGTCACCAAACCCGCGCTGTACCACCACTTCGGCAACAAGGCCGGTCTCTACGGAGCCGCGGTGACGGCGGCGATCGACGAGATCGTGACCGAGCTCGAACGACGCGTGATGCCTGAGCCCGCGGTGCTCGACCGCTTCGAGGCGACCATCGACGTCGGTATCGAGTTCATGCGCGTCGACCCCTCGCTGGCCCGCCTCGTCAGCGGTCTGGACGACGAGCTCGCGCATCACCCCGAGCTCGCGGACCTGGTCGAGCAGGCCACCCGGATCCCGGCCCTGTTTGCCGCGATGTGCGACTCCGACGACGACCTCGCGGCCCCGCGGGCCGACGTCGCGCTGATGTTCCAGGCGATCGTGTACGGCCAGATGCGCATGAGTGCACGCATCGACGCCGACCGCTACGAACAGGCCGCGAATGCGCTGCGCCTGCTCGTCCGCGGCGAACTGCGACGGACCTGA